The Lacipirellula parvula genome window below encodes:
- the ispF gene encoding 2-C-methyl-D-erythritol 2,4-cyclodiphosphate synthase has translation MHANQPRIGLGEDSHRLAPGGPLRLGGLDVPHDRHAVGHSDADVLLHAVTDALLGAAGLPDIGVLFPNTEEVNRGRDSADMLRLAYDRVVAAGYRLANLDAVVHAQRPKLSPHKAAIVDRVAAILGVEPSQVNVKAKTGEGVGPVGLEELIEARCVVLLEQIKT, from the coding sequence ATTCACGCAAACCAACCACGGATCGGACTGGGAGAGGATTCCCATCGCCTCGCGCCCGGCGGACCGCTGCGGTTGGGGGGCCTCGACGTGCCGCACGATCGGCATGCGGTGGGGCATAGCGACGCCGACGTGTTGCTGCATGCCGTGACCGACGCCTTGCTCGGCGCCGCGGGACTGCCCGATATCGGCGTCTTGTTCCCGAACACGGAGGAAGTGAACCGCGGCCGCGACTCGGCCGACATGCTGCGATTGGCTTACGACCGCGTCGTCGCCGCCGGGTATCGGCTGGCGAATCTCGATGCCGTCGTCCATGCCCAGCGCCCAAAACTTTCGCCGCATAAAGCCGCGATCGTCGATCGCGTCGCCGCGATCCTCGGCGTCGAGCCGAGCCAAGTCAACGTGAAGGCGAAGACCGGCGAGGGAGTGGGGCCGGTGGGGCTGGAAGAGCTGATTGAGGCGCGGTGCGTGGTGCTGCTGGAACAAATCAAAACGTAA
- the ruvA gene encoding Holliday junction branch migration protein RuvA — MITKITGVPISVMGDVLTLAVGAFEYEVLIPEFTRRQLQASIGHQTSLHTIEYLEGNQMASRLTPRLVGFLNPIEREFFELFCQVDGVGVKKALRSMVRPVQEVAALIEDQDAKGLAALPGIGPATAERVIAKLRRKVPKFALLVGRDLPADTATERDVLSETFDALRALGHSEADARKLLDDALGRKKKYKDVDEMLRAVYEQRQNG, encoded by the coding sequence ATGATTACCAAGATTACTGGCGTGCCGATTTCTGTGATGGGCGACGTGCTGACGCTGGCCGTCGGGGCGTTTGAATATGAGGTGCTGATTCCCGAATTCACGCGCCGGCAGTTGCAGGCGTCGATTGGGCACCAAACGAGTTTGCACACGATTGAGTACCTCGAAGGAAACCAGATGGCGAGCCGGCTGACGCCGCGGCTCGTGGGGTTTCTCAATCCGATCGAGCGGGAGTTTTTCGAGCTCTTTTGCCAGGTCGACGGCGTCGGCGTGAAAAAAGCGCTGCGGTCGATGGTGCGACCTGTCCAAGAAGTGGCCGCGTTGATCGAAGATCAAGATGCGAAGGGACTCGCAGCCTTGCCCGGCATCGGGCCGGCGACGGCGGAGCGGGTGATTGCGAAGCTGCGGCGGAAGGTGCCGAAGTTCGCGCTGCTGGTCGGCCGCGACTTGCCGGCCGACACGGCGACCGAGCGCGACGTGCTGAGCGAAACGTTTGATGCATTGCGGGCCCTCGGCCACAGCGAAGCGGACGCCCGCAAATTGCTCGATGACGCGCTCGGCCGTAAGAAGAAATATAAGGACGTCGATGAAATGCTGCGGGCTGTTTATGAGCAGCGGCAGAACGGCTAA
- the ruvC gene encoding crossover junction endodeoxyribonuclease RuvC: protein MRILGIDPGLNTTGYGVLEIVNRRVRLVEAGVVRGKTKGSLTARVREIHDGVSDVIASLKPQALALEKIYAHYDRPTTAILMGHARGVIVLAAAQAGIDVHDYAATQVKKALTDNGRAPKSQMQLAVQRELRLSTLPEPADVADALAIALCHVYSSTASAGGLRLDVVVTPTVAPRPRA, encoded by the coding sequence ATGCGTATCCTCGGCATCGATCCTGGCCTCAACACCACCGGTTACGGGGTGCTGGAGATCGTCAATCGGCGGGTGCGGCTCGTCGAGGCGGGCGTCGTGCGCGGCAAGACGAAGGGTTCGCTCACCGCGCGGGTGCGTGAGATTCACGACGGCGTCTCCGACGTGATCGCGTCGCTCAAGCCGCAGGCGCTGGCGCTCGAAAAGATTTACGCCCACTACGATCGGCCGACGACGGCGATTCTCATGGGGCATGCCCGCGGGGTGATTGTGCTGGCGGCGGCGCAGGCGGGAATCGACGTGCACGATTACGCGGCGACGCAAGTAAAGAAGGCGCTCACCGACAACGGCCGAGCGCCGAAGTCGCAGATGCAGCTGGCCGTGCAGCGCGAGCTGCGGCTCTCAACGCTGCCGGAGCCAGCGGACGTGGCCGATGCGCTGGCGATTGCATTGTGCCATGTGTATTCGTCGACGGCGTCGGCGGGCGGGCTGCGGCTGGATGTGGTGGTGACGCCGACGGTGGCGCCGCGCCCCCGGGCTTGA
- a CDS encoding carboxymuconolactone decarboxylase family protein, which yields MSKRLDYARVAPEAVKALAATRPYIQSTAISPRLRALVELRTSQINGCAYCVDMHSREARAAGEVQQRLDCLPVWRETDLYDDRERAALAWAESVTLVSQTGVPDEAFAEVRRHFEEKDVVDLTLIIGAMNAWNRLAISFRQGPPKRAE from the coding sequence ATGTCGAAGCGACTTGATTACGCCCGCGTAGCGCCCGAGGCGGTAAAAGCCCTGGCGGCGACGCGGCCTTATATCCAATCGACGGCGATCTCGCCGCGGCTGCGGGCGCTGGTGGAACTGCGGACTTCGCAGATCAATGGCTGCGCGTACTGCGTCGACATGCACTCGCGCGAAGCGCGAGCGGCGGGGGAGGTGCAGCAGCGGCTCGACTGTTTGCCGGTGTGGCGCGAGACCGACCTGTACGACGATCGCGAGCGGGCGGCGCTGGCGTGGGCCGAGTCGGTGACGCTGGTGTCGCAGACGGGCGTGCCTGATGAGGCGTTCGCGGAAGTGCGGCGGCACTTCGAAGAGAAGGACGTCGTGGACCTGACGCTGATTATTGGGGCGATGAATGCGTGGAATCGGCTGGCGATTAGCTTTCGGCAGGGGCCGCCGAAACGGGCGGAGTAG
- the cysS gene encoding cysteine--tRNA ligase, which translates to MSASASTQSPAGELSAPHPTLTVYNTLSKKKEPFRTVQAGKVGVYLCGPTVYDKAHIGHMVGPVIFDCIKRYLKYCGYDVTWVVNITDVDDKLINKANERGISMLDVAEENIADYNGNLTALGVDQIDHFPRATECMDEIIAIIQSLVDNGYAYESAGDVYFDVAKDREYGKLSNRTLDQVQGDGGGGADRKRSAADFALWKSAKPGEPAWDSPWAKGRPGWHIECSAMSKKLLGETFDIHGGGLDLVFPHHENEIAQSECCHGKTFATYWAHNGLLRRDANAGKIGGRAERTGDATEAPAEEQVSGKMSRSKGAGGLATLIAKQGGERIRFFLLRTHYRSTVLFSEEAIEEAAIGLESFYRLFKRYHRITKGDFYHLQARAHRTEGDAQPTGNETLDAAAACKARFITAMDDDFNTGGAIGELFELAKIANRYCDEKNLENGGADNATIGDLTLLMATIKELANILGIFQKAPAVAAGGSDETLGKIMPLVIDLRANARAAKNFAMADAIRDGLAPAGIKIEDRPSGAEWTGGGDGAVDKVMAMLIELRQTVRKNKDFATSDAIRDRLKEAGIVLEDRAGGTEWSRG; encoded by the coding sequence ATGAGTGCTTCTGCTTCTACGCAATCGCCGGCTGGCGAACTTTCGGCTCCTCATCCGACGCTGACGGTTTACAACACGCTCTCCAAGAAAAAAGAGCCGTTCCGCACTGTGCAGGCGGGGAAGGTCGGCGTCTACCTCTGCGGGCCGACGGTGTACGACAAGGCCCACATCGGCCACATGGTCGGGCCGGTGATCTTCGATTGCATCAAGCGCTACCTGAAGTACTGCGGCTACGACGTCACGTGGGTGGTGAACATCACCGACGTCGACGACAAGCTGATCAACAAGGCGAACGAGCGTGGCATCTCGATGCTCGACGTCGCCGAGGAAAACATTGCCGACTACAACGGCAACCTCACGGCGCTGGGGGTCGATCAGATCGATCACTTCCCGCGGGCGACCGAGTGCATGGACGAGATCATCGCGATCATCCAGTCACTCGTCGACAACGGGTATGCGTATGAATCGGCGGGCGACGTCTACTTCGACGTCGCGAAGGATCGCGAGTACGGCAAGCTCTCGAACCGCACGCTTGACCAGGTGCAGGGCGACGGCGGCGGCGGGGCCGACCGGAAGCGGAGTGCGGCCGACTTTGCGCTGTGGAAGAGTGCCAAGCCAGGCGAACCGGCGTGGGATAGCCCGTGGGCGAAGGGGCGGCCGGGGTGGCATATCGAGTGCTCGGCGATGAGCAAGAAGCTGCTGGGCGAGACGTTCGACATCCACGGCGGCGGGCTCGACTTGGTGTTCCCGCATCATGAAAACGAAATCGCCCAAAGCGAATGCTGCCACGGCAAGACGTTCGCCACGTATTGGGCGCATAACGGTCTGCTGCGGCGCGATGCGAACGCTGGGAAGATTGGCGGCCGTGCGGAGCGGACCGGCGATGCGACCGAAGCGCCGGCGGAAGAGCAAGTGAGCGGCAAAATGAGCCGTTCGAAGGGCGCCGGCGGGTTGGCGACGCTCATCGCGAAGCAGGGGGGCGAGCGGATCCGCTTTTTCCTGTTGCGGACGCATTACCGCAGCACGGTGCTGTTCAGCGAAGAGGCGATTGAAGAGGCGGCGATCGGTCTCGAATCGTTCTACCGGTTGTTCAAGCGTTACCACCGCATCACGAAGGGCGATTTTTATCATCTGCAGGCCCGCGCTCATCGCACCGAGGGCGACGCGCAGCCGACCGGCAACGAAACACTCGACGCCGCCGCGGCGTGCAAAGCGCGGTTCATCACCGCGATGGACGACGACTTTAATACTGGTGGCGCCATTGGCGAGTTGTTTGAACTTGCGAAGATCGCGAACCGCTACTGCGATGAGAAGAACCTCGAGAACGGCGGCGCCGACAACGCCACTATTGGCGACCTGACGCTGCTGATGGCGACGATCAAGGAACTGGCGAACATTCTGGGCATCTTCCAGAAGGCGCCGGCGGTGGCTGCCGGCGGCAGCGACGAGACGCTTGGCAAGATCATGCCGCTGGTGATCGACCTGCGGGCGAACGCCCGCGCGGCGAAGAACTTTGCGATGGCCGACGCGATTCGCGACGGGCTGGCCCCGGCGGGGATCAAGATCGAAGATCGCCCCAGCGGCGCCGAGTGGACCGGCGGCGGCGACGGCGCCGTCGACAAGGTGATGGCGATGTTGATCGAGCTGCGGCAAACGGTTCGCAAGAACAAAGATTTTGCGACGAGCGATGCGATTCGCGATCGGCTGAAAGAGGCGGGGATTGTCCTGGAAGATCGCGCCGGCGGGACGGAGTGGAGCCGAGGGTAG
- the rpmF gene encoding 50S ribosomal protein L32, with the protein MAVPKRKHSNSRTGKRRSHHGLKPKQLQSCPKCATPQPSHVVCPNCGHYMGRTMVETGE; encoded by the coding sequence ATGGCCGTCCCCAAGCGCAAACACTCCAATTCCCGCACCGGCAAGCGTCGCTCGCACCACGGTCTGAAGCCGAAGCAGCTTCAATCGTGCCCCAAGTGCGCCACGCCGCAGCCGAGTCACGTCGTCTGCCCGAACTGTGGCCACTACATGGGCCGCACGATGGTCGAGACTGGGGAGTAA
- the fabD gene encoding ACP S-malonyltransferase: MKTAFLFPGQGAQTVGMGAELAATLPAARELFDRSAAILGYDLLKLCAEGPAEQLNATEFSQPALFACSLAALEKFRAEQPQIVDECAATAGLSLGEYTALVFAGAMDFETGLRLVQERGRAMQAAADLTPSGMVSILGMERDRIEELCNEARNGDVLQVANLLCPGNIVVSGGREACSRVAQLAEAAGAMKVIPLTVAGAFHTPLMQPAYDRLAKAVAEAEIKSPRIPVISNVDAEAHSDPAEIRQLLVKQLVSPVQWEQSMRNLLGPHGVERAYEIGPGRVLTGLMKRIERKFPCENVAA; this comes from the coding sequence ATGAAAACTGCTTTTCTCTTTCCCGGACAGGGCGCCCAAACCGTCGGCATGGGCGCGGAGCTCGCCGCCACGCTTCCGGCTGCTCGCGAGCTGTTCGATCGCTCCGCCGCGATCCTCGGTTACGACCTGCTCAAGCTCTGCGCCGAAGGCCCAGCCGAGCAGCTCAACGCCACCGAGTTCAGCCAGCCAGCCCTCTTCGCTTGCAGCCTCGCAGCGCTCGAGAAGTTCCGCGCTGAGCAGCCGCAGATCGTCGACGAGTGCGCCGCCACCGCCGGCCTGAGCCTCGGCGAGTACACCGCCCTGGTCTTCGCCGGCGCCATGGACTTCGAGACCGGCCTCCGCCTCGTGCAAGAGCGCGGCCGTGCAATGCAAGCCGCCGCCGACCTCACGCCGAGCGGCATGGTCAGCATCCTCGGCATGGAACGCGACCGCATCGAAGAGCTTTGCAACGAAGCCCGCAATGGCGACGTCCTGCAAGTGGCCAACCTGCTCTGCCCCGGCAACATCGTCGTCTCCGGCGGTCGCGAGGCGTGCAGCCGCGTCGCTCAGCTGGCTGAAGCCGCCGGCGCCATGAAGGTGATCCCGCTCACCGTGGCCGGCGCCTTCCACACGCCGCTCATGCAGCCCGCCTACGATCGCCTCGCGAAGGCCGTCGCCGAGGCCGAGATCAAATCACCCCGCATCCCGGTGATTTCGAACGTCGACGCCGAGGCCCACAGCGACCCCGCCGAGATCCGCCAGCTGCTCGTCAAGCAGCTCGTGAGCCCCGTGCAGTGGGAACAATCAATGCGGAACCTGCTCGGCCCGCACGGCGTCGAACGAGCCTACGAAATCGGCCCCGGCCGCGTGCTGACCGGCCTGATGAAACGAATCGAACGCAAGTTCCCCTGCGAGAACGTTGCGGCTTAG
- a CDS encoding choice-of-anchor A family protein, translating to MKKTSLIPSLLRARSAARAGAAGLLALALSVSSASASLLGTAGQYGEFILGNSTRSNVDAQGKVAVGGIANFNNFTVASQQATNTTNLVVGGTLSANSASVKGHIVTGGNATYTTPTVNGNFSSNGSLTFGSGGTVNGNVRYGTTFNQNGATISGTITGPVATPVPVDFAAEGAYLTALSAAQVNPADPTPTFQFSQMFINAGAGANYYNLTGAQIAGSPGGFNITAPAGATVILNVSGSGFTIPNTGFNLSGGITVANLLWNFYDATSFTIQGSAAGTFLAPKAAISTSFGGFNGNLIAASLTGSIETHTLNGGGGVPTFFDGPLRPIPVPEPATAGLLSIAAVAGVALLRRRRTA from the coding sequence ATGAAGAAAACGAGTCTGATTCCCTCCCTCCTGCGGGCCCGCTCGGCCGCCCGCGCCGGCGCTGCCGGCCTCCTCGCCTTGGCCCTTAGCGTCTCCTCCGCGAGCGCTAGCCTGCTCGGCACGGCCGGCCAATACGGCGAATTCATCCTCGGCAACTCGACCCGTTCGAACGTCGACGCCCAGGGCAAAGTCGCCGTCGGCGGCATCGCCAACTTCAACAACTTCACGGTCGCCAGCCAACAAGCCACGAACACGACGAACCTCGTCGTCGGCGGCACGTTGAGCGCCAATTCCGCCTCGGTGAAGGGTCACATCGTCACCGGCGGCAACGCCACCTACACGACCCCCACGGTCAACGGGAACTTCAGTTCGAACGGCAGCCTCACGTTCGGCAGCGGCGGCACGGTCAACGGCAACGTCCGCTACGGCACCACGTTCAACCAGAACGGCGCCACGATCAGCGGCACGATCACCGGCCCCGTCGCCACGCCCGTTCCGGTTGATTTCGCCGCCGAAGGCGCCTACCTGACGGCCCTCTCGGCCGCTCAAGTGAACCCGGCCGACCCGACGCCGACCTTCCAATTCAGCCAGATGTTCATCAACGCCGGCGCTGGCGCCAACTACTACAACCTCACCGGCGCCCAGATCGCCGGCTCCCCGGGCGGCTTCAACATTACCGCCCCGGCCGGCGCCACGGTCATCCTGAACGTCTCCGGCTCGGGCTTCACGATCCCCAACACCGGCTTCAACCTGAGCGGCGGCATCACCGTCGCCAACCTGCTCTGGAACTTTTACGACGCCACGTCGTTCACGATCCAAGGCAGCGCCGCCGGCACGTTCTTGGCCCCGAAGGCTGCGATTTCGACCTCGTTCGGCGGCTTCAACGGCAACCTGATTGCCGCCTCGCTGACCGGCAGCATCGAGACCCACACGCTGAACGGCGGCGGCGGCGTGCCGACGTTCTTCGACGGTCCGCTCCGCCCGATCCCGGTCCCGGAACCCGCCACCGCCGGCCTGCTGAGCATCGCCGCAGTTGCCGGCGTCGCGCTCCTGCGTCGCCGCCGCACTGCCTAA
- a CDS encoding type II toxin-antitoxin system RelE family toxin: protein MTSHTTEAFRELLAKLPREIRDRARAAYRQFDADPRHRSLQFKKVHPTRPVYSARVTDDFRVVGLVDGDDIVWFWIGKHEVYERLLKSL from the coding sequence ATGACGTCGCACACGACGGAGGCGTTTCGCGAGTTGTTAGCGAAGCTTCCGAGAGAGATTCGTGATCGGGCTCGCGCTGCTTACCGCCAGTTCGACGCTGACCCGCGACACCGGAGCTTGCAGTTCAAGAAGGTTCACCCTACTCGCCCAGTCTATTCCGCTAGAGTTACGGATGACTTTCGAGTCGTCGGTCTGGTAGACGGCGACGACATCGTTTGGTTTTGGATCGGCAAGCATGAAGTTTACGAGCGGCTGCTCAAGTCGCTGTAA
- a CDS encoding alpha/beta hydrolase yields MAKAVRRVRRVVLPLLFSYLAVVVMLSLVERWLVYPAPSAREGDWVAADFKHEDIEFNGADGAKLHGWYVPHPNPKAVVLFCHGNGENVAELRPLLEKLHDRTDVSIFAWDYRGYGKSVGRPHESNLLADARAAQLVLAKRAGVEPSDIVVYGRSLGGAVAVGLASEHPVRGMVLERTFADMVETAAYHFPWLPVRWVMKNRYPSIERIVTYRGPLFQSHGTADEVVPFEMGKKLFDAATTAQKTFFVVEEGSHNAPQPDEYYKALGEFLDSLPPVGSGVGQREHTAAG; encoded by the coding sequence ATGGCGAAGGCCGTCCGCCGCGTGCGTCGCGTCGTGCTGCCGCTCCTTTTCTCGTACCTGGCGGTGGTGGTTATGCTCAGCCTCGTGGAACGCTGGCTCGTCTATCCCGCACCGAGCGCCCGCGAGGGCGATTGGGTCGCCGCCGATTTCAAACACGAAGACATCGAGTTCAACGGCGCCGACGGCGCCAAGCTCCACGGTTGGTATGTGCCGCATCCGAATCCGAAGGCTGTCGTGCTGTTCTGCCACGGCAATGGCGAGAACGTCGCCGAGTTGCGGCCGCTGCTCGAGAAGCTGCACGATCGAACCGACGTGAGCATCTTTGCGTGGGACTATCGCGGTTACGGCAAGAGCGTCGGCCGGCCGCATGAGAGTAACCTGCTCGCCGACGCGCGGGCCGCGCAGCTGGTGCTCGCCAAGCGGGCCGGCGTGGAGCCGAGCGATATCGTCGTGTACGGCCGCTCGCTCGGTGGCGCGGTGGCGGTGGGGCTCGCGTCGGAACATCCGGTGCGCGGCATGGTGCTCGAACGAACGTTCGCCGACATGGTCGAAACTGCCGCGTATCACTTTCCCTGGCTGCCGGTGCGGTGGGTGATGAAGAATCGCTACCCGTCGATCGAGCGGATCGTCACCTATCGCGGTCCGCTGTTTCAAAGCCACGGCACGGCGGACGAAGTGGTGCCGTTCGAGATGGGGAAGAAGCTGTTCGACGCGGCGACGACGGCGCAGAAGACGTTCTTCGTCGTGGAAGAGGGAAGCCACAACGCCCCGCAGCCGGATGAGTACTACAAGGCGCTTGGGGAGTTTCTCGATTCGCTGCCACCGGTCGGCAGCGGCGTTGGTCAACGCGAACACACCGCCGCGGGGTGA